From the genome of Pseudarthrobacter sp. NIBRBAC000502772:
GCTGAGCTGGCCAGAATCCAAGCGACATTTCCTGAATCCATGGAAAACCCCTTTCGTGATGCGAAGAGAGAACGGAAATTGCCCGTCAGAGCCGCTCCGGAGGAGGGACGCGGAGTCAGTCCACGTTTGTCGGAGGGCAGCTATTGCCGTCTGGTTCCAACTGTATGGCTGCAGTTCCGCGGTGGGTTTCTGGCCGGTTAAATCAACGTTTCAGTCACGGGCAAGCGAGTTTCACAGGTCACTCAAACGAACTTTGTATTCAGGAATTCCGGGACCACGGCCGAGCAGGAGTGAGTCGCCCGTTTCCATGGTGAATTCGCGTGCTGAGCGTGCGCTAGATAAGCCCCTGCGCGAGCATGGCGTCAGCCACCTTGACGAAGCCGCCGATGTTGGCGCCTAGCACGTAGTTGCCGGGGTCGCCGTACTCGTCCGCGGTTGAAGCGCAGCGGTGGTGGATGCCCACCATGATCTCGGTGAGCCGCTGTTCTGTGTGCTCGAAGGACCAGGAATCCCGGCTGGCGTTCTGCTGCATCTCAAGCGCCGACGTCGCCACGCCGCCCGCGTTCGCGGCTTTGCCCGGCCCGAACAGCACACCGGCATCCTGGAACACCGAGACAGCGTCACGGGTGGAGGGCATGTTGGCGCCTTCGCCGATCGCGACCAGGCCGTTGCGGACCAACCGCGCGGCAGCATCGCCGTCGAGCTCGTTCTGCGTGGCGCAAGGCAGCGCCACCGTTGCGTCGACATCCCACACCGACCCGGCTTCCACATAGGAAACGCCGGGGCGGCGCACTGCGTAATCCTTGAGGCGTCCGCGTTCAACTTCCTTGACCTCGCGGAGGAGCGCGACGTCGATTCCCGCCTCATCCACGATGTAGCCGGAGGAGTCGGAGCAGGCCACCACGCTGGCACCGAGCGTCTGCGCCTTGGCAATGGCGTTGATGGCCACGTTGCCGGAACCCGACACCACCACGCGCTGCCCGTCGAAGGAGGACCCACGGGTTTTCAGCATCTCCTGGGTGAAGATGACGGTGCCAAAGCCGGTGGCTTCAGGCCGTACCAGGGAGCCTCCCCAGGACATGCCTTTCCCGGTGAGGACGCCGGATTCGTAGCGGTTGGTGATGCGCTTGTACTGCCCGAAGAGGTAGCCGATTTCACGGCCGCCGACGCCGATATCACCGGCCGGCACATCGGTGTACTCGCCGATGTGGCGGTAGAGCTCGGTCATGAACGACTGGCAGAACCGCATCACTTCGGCATCGCTGCGGCCGCGCGGGTCGAAGTCCGAGCCGCCCTTGCCGCCGCCGATGGGCATCCCGGTGAGGGCGTTCTTGAAGATCTGCTCGAAGCCCAGGAACTTCACAATGCCCAGGTAGACAGAGGGGTGGAAGCGCAGGCCGCCCTTGTAGGGACCAAGGGCGGAGCTGAATTCGACCCGGAAGCCACGGTTGATCTGCACACGGCCGGAATCGTCGGTCCACGGGACGCGGAAGATGATCTGGCGTTCGGGCTCGCAGAGCCGCTCCAGGATGGCGGCTTCGAGCAGCTCGGGGTGCCGGTCGTGGACAGGACCAAGGCTCTCAAAGACCTCGGTCACTGCCTGGTGGAATTCAGCTTCACCAGGGTTCCGCGCCAATACCGTATTCCGGATGGCCTCAAGCCGAGCGTCCACGCCGTCTCCTCTAGTTCAACAGTTATTCCATGCAATGGTAGCAAAATTTCATTTTGCGGAATCTATTGCGACGAATATCCTGCTCTTCAACGGCTGACCGGCTGCTGAAGCCAGGGCCTTGTGGGTGTTTGGCCCAGCCTGTCGTTGAATTCCTGGGCTTCCCGGTAGTAGTCCAGCAGGCTCAACTGCGAAGCTGCTCCCGGGTCCAGGATGACCACGGCCCTGCGGTGCAGCTGCAGCACCGACGCGGGGCAGTGGGCGCTGACCGGCCCTTCCACCATGGCCCGGACAGCGGCGGCCTTGTTCTCCCCCATCGCCACCAGCATTGCCAGCTTGGCTTCGCGGATGGTCCCGAGACCCTGCGTCAGGCACAGCCGCGGAACATCGCCGTCGCAAAAGAACCGCGCGTTGTCAGCCCGCGTGGCCCCGGCGAGGGTCTTCACCCTCGTGCGGGAAGCCAGTGATGACGTCGGCTCGTTGAAGCCAATGTGGCCGTTGGCGCCGATGCCAAGGATCTGAATGTCCACACCCCCGCCGGCGGCGATGGCTGCGTCATAACGGTCAGCTTCGGCCACCAGGTCCGGCGCGTCCCCCTGCGGCGTAAAGAGCCGTTCCAGGGGCAGGTCCACATGGTCGACGAACTCCCGCCGGATGGTGGAGTAGTACGACTGCCCGTGTTCGGGCGGCAGACCCGCGTATTCGTCCAGCGTGAAGCCGGTGACTTTGCCGAAGCTGAGTTGTTCCTCTCGGTGCCGCCGGATGAGCTCCTGGTAGGTGGATCGCGGGGAGCCGCCGGTCGCCAGCCCCAGCACGGCAGGACCCTGGCGGACCCTGGCCTCGATAATGTCCGCCGCCCGGGCTCCTACGTGATCGACGGACTCACACAGAACTATCTGCACGGTCATTCCTTTCCTGCGTTTGTGGTGCGCCGGCGCGGTAGGCCTGCACGAGTTCAAGTTCTTCGGTGGTCACCAGTACGTCCGCCCGGTAACCCTGCGCAATGGCGCCCACCCGGTTGGGGCCAGGCCGGTCCAGGCCCATCAGCCGCGCCGGCGTTGAGGTAGCCGCCATGACCGCATCGGCCAGGGGAACGCCCCAATCAACGCAGCGGCGGACGTTCTCCAGCAGGTGGCTGGTCGCGCCGGCGATCGCCCCGGGACCGGCGTCGGCGGTGCCGGCCAGCCGTGCCACCCGGTCCTGGACCAGCACGTCCAGGCTGCCGAGAGTGTAATGGCCGTCGGACATGCCCGCTGCTGCCATCGCATCCGTAATGAGCGCTATGGAGCGGGGTCCCACCAGCCCGAAGACCATACGGACGATCTCCGGGTCCAGGTGCACGCCGTCGGCAATCAGTTCCAGCACCATCTGCCCGGGCGACTGCTCGGCCGCCTGCAGCAGGACCGCGATGGGTCCGGGCGTGCGGTGGCCCAGCGGGGGCATCCGGTTGAACAGATGCGTGGCCGACCACGGGCCGCCAACCCCACTGTTTGCGCCGCCCAGGACTTCCCGGGTGCGGGAAGCCGTAGCGGCGGTGTGGCCAAGGGAAGGCACGACGCCGTGATCCCGGCAGAGCTGCACCAGCTCGGCAAAGTGCGGGGTTTCGGGGGCAAGAGTCATTGACCGCACGGTCCCGCGTCCCGCCTCAAGCCACTGCTGCAGGAGCGCCGGGTCGCCGTCAATGATGGCTGCCGGGTCCTGGGCCCCGCACATGCTTTTGGTGATGAACGGCCCTTCCAGGTGCAGGCCGGCCAGGCTACCGTCCTGCACCAGGTCCCGCAGCACAGCGATCTGTTCCAGCAGCACCTGCGACGGCGCCGAGACCAGCGAGGCGAGTACCGACGTCGTGCCCTGCGCTGCATGGTGGCCGGCAGCCAGGCGTGCGCCGTCCGCATCCGCGGAGAAAGTGTGCCCTACGGCACCGTGGCAGTGCACGTCCACGAGTCCGGGCAGGATGAGCGGCACTTGCCGGAGGTCGGCGTCGAAACCTTCCGGCAGGTCCGACGTCGGGCCGCACCACACTATGTTCCCTCCGGCCATCACCACGGTGCCGTCGTCGATCACCGCAGCACCGGGGAGTCCGGTGACGAGGCGGCCCCGCAGCCCCACCCCGCCGCCGGCCGCGCTGCCCCGGGCCGCGCCGCCCCGGGCCGAGGAAGGCTCAGCTGGCATCGGCTTTGGCCATGGAGCCGTTCTCGTCGTTTTCATCTTCGCGGCCCATGGTGCGCAGGTTCCAGCGACGGATCACAAAGCGGAACACCACGTAGTACACGGCGGCGTAGCCCAGCCCGATGGGGATCAGCCACAGCGGATTCTGTGCGATGCCGAAGTTCAGGACGTAGTCGATCGCTCCTGCTGAGAATCCGAACCCGTGATGGATGCCGAGGAAGTTGACCAG
Proteins encoded in this window:
- the gdhA gene encoding NADP-specific glutamate dehydrogenase: MDARLEAIRNTVLARNPGEAEFHQAVTEVFESLGPVHDRHPELLEAAILERLCEPERQIIFRVPWTDDSGRVQINRGFRVEFSSALGPYKGGLRFHPSVYLGIVKFLGFEQIFKNALTGMPIGGGKGGSDFDPRGRSDAEVMRFCQSFMTELYRHIGEYTDVPAGDIGVGGREIGYLFGQYKRITNRYESGVLTGKGMSWGGSLVRPEATGFGTVIFTQEMLKTRGSSFDGQRVVVSGSGNVAINAIAKAQTLGASVVACSDSSGYIVDEAGIDVALLREVKEVERGRLKDYAVRRPGVSYVEAGSVWDVDATVALPCATQNELDGDAAARLVRNGLVAIGEGANMPSTRDAVSVFQDAGVLFGPGKAANAGGVATSALEMQQNASRDSWSFEHTEQRLTEIMVGIHHRCASTADEYGDPGNYVLGANIGGFVKVADAMLAQGLI
- the nagB gene encoding glucosamine-6-phosphate deaminase; translation: MQIVLCESVDHVGARAADIIEARVRQGPAVLGLATGGSPRSTYQELIRRHREEQLSFGKVTGFTLDEYAGLPPEHGQSYYSTIRREFVDHVDLPLERLFTPQGDAPDLVAEADRYDAAIAAGGGVDIQILGIGANGHIGFNEPTSSLASRTRVKTLAGATRADNARFFCDGDVPRLCLTQGLGTIREAKLAMLVAMGENKAAAVRAMVEGPVSAHCPASVLQLHRRAVVILDPGAASQLSLLDYYREAQEFNDRLGQTPTRPWLQQPVSR
- a CDS encoding N-acetylglucosamine-6-phosphate deacetylase; the protein is MPAEPSSARGGAARGSAAGGGVGLRGRLVTGLPGAAVIDDGTVVMAGGNIVWCGPTSDLPEGFDADLRQVPLILPGLVDVHCHGAVGHTFSADADGARLAAGHHAAQGTTSVLASLVSAPSQVLLEQIAVLRDLVQDGSLAGLHLEGPFITKSMCGAQDPAAIIDGDPALLQQWLEAGRGTVRSMTLAPETPHFAELVQLCRDHGVVPSLGHTAATASRTREVLGGANSGVGGPWSATHLFNRMPPLGHRTPGPIAVLLQAAEQSPGQMVLELIADGVHLDPEIVRMVFGLVGPRSIALITDAMAAAGMSDGHYTLGSLDVLVQDRVARLAGTADAGPGAIAGATSHLLENVRRCVDWGVPLADAVMAATSTPARLMGLDRPGPNRVGAIAQGYRADVLVTTEELELVQAYRAGAPQTQERNDRADSSV